The Methylomicrobium lacus LW14 genome window below encodes:
- a CDS encoding hemolysin family protein: protein MNNLLLIAIAILLVALNGFFVAAEFGLVRLRPTRIRAIEKTQGWQGRMLAKVHTRLDTYLSACQLGITLASLGLGWIGEPAFAELIAPALSRLGIHSPELLHSIAFLIAFSVISFLHIVVGELAPKSLAIRSPEKTGLISAAPLYGFYLLMYPAIWMLNASANLTLRLFGIKQMHGHDPYYTAEELKLILRGNRQSGMFTQDEWNVLASTLDFSELQVSDLMRPLHELVALHAKMSLDDNLRAVCDKRFSRYPYFDVNGVDVLGVIHLKDLFFAQQEGKTIDDLHQYLRPVHYVSAHAPALELFRDFRAGAAHFAIVGQKNRMPQGFITLDNLLSAMVGEIHDEFRPGAAEWTRLDDGSIIAKGSLAIFSLERILGIDIENEELELDNEVSVGGLILAKLGDIPVEGQQVEFRQFDVVIDEMQESRILHIHIFPNTPDSLEHPPE, encoded by the coding sequence ATGAATAATCTGTTGTTGATTGCAATCGCCATTTTGCTCGTCGCTCTGAACGGTTTTTTCGTGGCGGCGGAGTTCGGTCTGGTCAGGCTGCGTCCGACGCGCATTCGCGCGATTGAGAAGACGCAAGGCTGGCAGGGGCGCATGCTCGCGAAGGTCCATACGCGGCTGGATACCTATTTGTCCGCCTGCCAGCTCGGCATTACGCTCGCGTCGCTCGGCCTCGGCTGGATCGGCGAGCCCGCCTTCGCCGAACTGATCGCGCCGGCGCTGAGCCGTCTGGGTATCCATTCGCCGGAGTTGCTGCACAGCATTGCTTTCCTGATCGCGTTTTCGGTCATTTCGTTTTTGCATATCGTCGTCGGCGAACTGGCGCCGAAGTCGCTCGCGATCAGGAGTCCCGAAAAGACCGGGCTGATCAGCGCCGCGCCGCTCTACGGCTTTTACCTGCTGATGTATCCGGCGATTTGGATGTTGAATGCCAGCGCGAATCTGACCTTGCGGCTGTTCGGCATCAAACAGATGCACGGCCACGATCCGTATTATACCGCCGAGGAACTGAAGCTGATCTTACGCGGCAACCGCCAAAGCGGCATGTTTACCCAGGACGAATGGAATGTTCTGGCGAGCACGCTCGATTTCAGCGAATTGCAGGTTTCCGATTTGATGCGCCCCCTGCACGAACTGGTCGCTCTGCATGCGAAGATGAGTCTGGACGACAATCTGCGGGCGGTCTGTGACAAGCGTTTCAGCCGCTATCCTTATTTCGATGTGAACGGCGTCGATGTGCTCGGCGTGATTCATTTGAAGGATTTATTTTTCGCGCAGCAAGAGGGCAAGACGATCGACGACCTGCACCAATATCTCCGTCCCGTGCACTATGTTTCCGCGCATGCGCCGGCGCTAGAATTGTTCCGTGATTTCCGCGCCGGCGCCGCGCATTTCGCTATCGTCGGCCAGAAAAACCGCATGCCGCAGGGTTTCATCACGCTGGACAATCTACTGAGCGCGATGGTCGGCGAGATTCACGACGAATTCCGCCCGGGCGCCGCCGAATGGACAAGGCTCGACGACGGCTCGATTATCGCGAAAGGCAGCCTGGCGATTTTTTCGCTCGAACGGATTTTGGGCATCGATATCGAAAACGAGGAACTCGAACTCGACAACGAGGTGTCGGTCGGCGGACTGATTCTGGCCAAACTCGGCGATATTCCGGTCGAAGGCCAGCAAGTCGAATTCCGCCAGTTCGATGTGGTAATCGACGAAATGCAGGAGTCGCGTATCCTACACATCCATATTTTTCCGAATACGCCGGACAGCCTCGAGCATCCGCCGGAATGA
- a CDS encoding FAD:protein FMN transferase: MTTPVLSRIAAALAFVALAGCTKAPSVQQLKGFAQGTSYHISYWSAAPIDAPAVKKAVDNEFAVIDKLLSNYRPDSVIESFNSNAAIDSQEVGPEIVQLVRIAETVYQASEGCYDLTIKPLFTLWGFDGETPSLPNDKAIADTLKQIGMPQLTVVDDTHLSKKHAALKVDLSSIAQGYSVESLSRVLEKRGITDYMVEIGGELKTRGQKPDQTAWRIAIEKPLPGEHKLHKILAMPKDAPLAIMTSGTYRHFFEANGQRYGHILDARSGRPVTHDLVGVTVAHADPTIADAWSTALLCLGQEQGLKLANAEHLAALFIRLQNDQLLETRSEAFERLNILTHP, from the coding sequence ATGACTACGCCCGTCTTGTCCCGCATCGCCGCGGCGCTTGCGTTCGTCGCGCTTGCCGGCTGCACGAAAGCACCGTCCGTGCAGCAACTGAAAGGCTTCGCGCAAGGCACCAGTTACCATATCAGTTACTGGTCCGCCGCTCCGATCGATGCGCCAGCGGTCAAAAAAGCGGTCGACAACGAATTCGCCGTGATCGACAAGCTGCTTTCGAATTACCGGCCCGATTCGGTGATCGAATCGTTTAATAGCAACGCCGCGATAGACAGCCAGGAAGTCGGCCCCGAAATCGTGCAGCTGGTCAGAATCGCGGAAACCGTGTATCAGGCTTCAGAAGGCTGTTATGATCTGACGATCAAGCCCTTATTCACGCTCTGGGGCTTTGACGGCGAAACGCCTTCGCTTCCGAACGACAAAGCGATTGCCGATACGTTGAAGCAGATCGGCATGCCGCAACTGACCGTCGTTGACGATACCCATCTGAGCAAAAAACACGCCGCGTTAAAAGTCGATCTGTCATCGATCGCACAAGGCTATAGCGTCGAAAGCCTCAGCCGCGTACTCGAGAAACGCGGCATCACCGATTATATGGTCGAGATCGGCGGCGAGCTGAAAACCCGCGGCCAGAAGCCGGACCAGACCGCCTGGCGCATCGCGATCGAAAAGCCGCTGCCCGGCGAACACAAGCTGCATAAAATCCTGGCGATGCCGAAGGACGCGCCGCTCGCGATCATGACCTCGGGCACCTACCGGCATTTTTTCGAGGCGAACGGCCAGCGCTACGGCCATATCCTGGATGCGCGCAGCGGCCGTCCGGTCACGCATGATCTGGTCGGGGTGACCGTCGCGCATGCCGATCCGACCATCGCCGACGCCTGGTCCACCGCGCTCTTGTGCCTCGGCCAGGAACAGGGACTTAAATTGGCGAATGCCGAACATCTTGCCGCGCTGTTCATCCGGCTGCAAAACGATCAATTGCTCGAAACCCGCAGCGAAGCGTTCGAGCGTTTAAACATTCTCACCCATCCATAA
- a CDS encoding MMPL family transporter, with product MSSVNSVQHIIASVGNRILGNPFKAFLIICLLVGGTIQYTANHLSINTDTAELIAPDAPFQQNRRKFEQAFSKDLHTLLLVVESDTPELTKSATKRLGRLLAADKTNFDSVYVPNDNEYFHRNGLLYLEQDDLQTLSNSLSQAQPFIGRISKEPNLTGFFSILEDALTSANKDQSVPIDLTSLVDKINVALHKRINGQNSLLSWENLIAEQKITQASANKGFINVLPKFDYSSIRPAENAIEAIRKAAVTIQEPNLPAVKVWVTGEVGLEDDELLGMSTGTFNASIFSVVLVFVILLKAYHSLALTLTTLFTLALGMVFCAGFAAFSVKELNLISVAFAVSNIGLGVEYAIHFCLRYRDNLLHHVDRVRAIRSTLISTSPSLLLCAGTTAIGLYAFIPTDYKGVSELGLLAGTSLFICLLVTLTVLPLLLKFVPVSVPKDADTSHPLLATLAEKFAHLTLHFAKPIAIGTVVFSVLSIILVFNVKTDFNPLNLRDPKTESVIAFKSLMKDKDTSPMTLTVLAQDADKAKALQQQLAKIDTVDKTISLFDFVPDNQEDKLAIIDEIALMLGAQPQRFPELQPDLAPEPGIVKLIKAIDTVLPTKKNAKEIGSLTQLRKELNDMLLELDARQETSRRQFIEQVQITLLGTLPKVMNELYGSLNASEVTLDDVPQDIKDRWLSKTGLYRIQIVPKYDLNDLDKMAKFITDVQAIAPETTDLPVMYWESMKEVISAFQQAIIIALITIALLLLAIRRNLTDTLLVMTPLILAGLFTMASTVLTGTPINFANIIALPLLLGLGVDNGIHMVEKLHHSLSEEQNIYQSSTARAMFYGALTTASSFAGLAFSPHEGIASMGLVITIGIFWIMTCTFVVLPALSKLVFKHRVNHPAAKQSKTA from the coding sequence ATGTCTTCTGTTAATAGCGTACAACACATCATCGCGTCGGTCGGAAACCGCATCCTCGGCAATCCGTTCAAAGCCTTCCTGATCATCTGCCTGCTGGTGGGAGGGACCATACAATACACGGCCAACCATTTGAGCATCAATACCGATACGGCCGAACTGATCGCGCCCGACGCACCGTTTCAACAAAACCGGCGCAAGTTCGAACAGGCCTTTTCGAAGGATTTGCATACGCTGTTGCTGGTGGTCGAGTCGGACACGCCCGAACTGACCAAATCGGCGACCAAACGCCTGGGCCGTTTGCTCGCCGCGGACAAAACCAATTTCGATTCGGTCTATGTGCCGAACGACAATGAGTATTTCCACCGCAACGGCCTGCTCTATCTCGAACAGGACGATCTGCAAACCTTGTCGAACAGCCTGTCGCAGGCGCAGCCTTTCATCGGCCGGATTTCGAAGGAACCGAATCTGACCGGCTTTTTTTCGATCCTCGAAGATGCGCTGACCTCCGCGAACAAGGATCAAAGCGTGCCGATCGACTTGACGTCGCTGGTCGATAAAATCAATGTCGCCCTGCATAAGCGGATCAACGGCCAGAACAGCCTGCTGTCCTGGGAAAACCTGATCGCCGAACAAAAAATCACCCAGGCGAGCGCAAACAAAGGCTTCATCAATGTGCTGCCGAAGTTCGATTACAGCTCGATACGGCCGGCCGAAAACGCGATCGAAGCGATCCGGAAAGCCGCCGTCACGATTCAGGAACCGAATCTGCCCGCGGTCAAAGTCTGGGTCACCGGCGAAGTCGGCCTGGAAGATGACGAACTCTTAGGCATGAGCACCGGCACCTTCAATGCGAGTATTTTCTCGGTGGTGCTGGTTTTCGTGATCCTGCTGAAAGCCTACCATTCGCTCGCGTTGACCTTGACGACCCTGTTCACGCTCGCCTTGGGCATGGTGTTTTGCGCCGGCTTTGCCGCATTTTCGGTCAAGGAACTGAATCTGATTTCGGTCGCGTTCGCGGTTTCGAATATCGGTCTCGGCGTCGAATATGCGATCCATTTCTGCTTGCGCTACCGCGACAACCTGCTCCATCATGTCGACAGAGTCCGCGCGATTCGCAGCACCCTAATAAGCACCAGCCCATCCCTATTGTTATGCGCCGGCACCACCGCGATCGGGCTGTATGCGTTCATTCCGACCGATTATAAGGGGGTCTCCGAGCTGGGCCTTTTGGCCGGCACCAGCTTGTTCATCTGCTTGCTGGTCACGCTGACCGTATTGCCGCTGCTGCTCAAATTCGTGCCGGTGTCGGTGCCGAAAGACGCCGATACGTCGCACCCGCTACTGGCGACCCTGGCGGAAAAATTCGCCCATCTGACCTTGCATTTCGCAAAACCGATTGCGATCGGCACCGTGGTATTTAGCGTGCTGTCGATCATTCTGGTTTTCAATGTGAAGACCGACTTCAATCCGCTGAACCTCCGCGATCCGAAAACCGAGTCGGTGATCGCGTTCAAGAGCCTGATGAAGGACAAGGACACCTCGCCGATGACCCTGACGGTCCTCGCGCAAGATGCGGACAAGGCCAAAGCCTTGCAGCAGCAACTCGCCAAGATCGATACGGTCGACAAGACGATCAGCCTGTTCGATTTCGTGCCGGACAATCAGGAGGACAAACTGGCGATCATCGATGAGATCGCGCTGATGCTCGGTGCGCAGCCGCAACGCTTCCCCGAATTGCAGCCGGACCTGGCGCCGGAACCCGGCATCGTCAAGCTGATCAAGGCGATCGACACGGTCCTGCCGACCAAAAAAAACGCGAAGGAAATCGGGTCGCTGACCCAACTGCGCAAAGAATTGAACGATATGCTGCTTGAACTGGATGCGCGCCAGGAAACCAGCCGCCGCCAGTTCATCGAACAGGTGCAGATCACCTTGCTCGGCACGCTGCCAAAGGTGATGAACGAACTCTACGGCAGTTTGAACGCGAGTGAAGTCACGCTCGACGATGTGCCGCAGGACATCAAGGACAGATGGCTCAGCAAGACCGGCCTATACCGGATTCAGATCGTGCCGAAGTATGATCTGAACGATCTCGACAAAATGGCCAAATTCATCACCGACGTACAGGCGATCGCGCCGGAAACGACCGATTTGCCGGTCATGTATTGGGAGTCGATGAAGGAAGTGATCAGCGCCTTTCAACAGGCGATCATCATCGCGCTGATCACGATCGCGCTGCTGCTGTTGGCGATCCGGCGTAACCTGACCGACACCCTGCTGGTGATGACCCCGCTGATTCTGGCCGGCCTCTTTACGATGGCCAGCACGGTGCTGACCGGCACGCCGATCAATTTCGCGAACATCATCGCGTTGCCTCTGCTGCTCGGCCTCGGCGTCGACAACGGCATCCACATGGTCGAAAAACTGCACCACTCGCTGTCGGAGGAACAGAACATCTATCAGTCGAGCACCGCGCGGGCGATGTTCTACGGCGCCTTGACTACCGCATCGAGTTTCGCGGGTCTGGCGTTTTCGCCGCATGAAGGTATCGCCAGCATGGGATTGGTGATTACGATCGGCATCTTCTGGATCATGACCTGCACATTCGTGGTGCTGCCGGCGCTGAGTAAACTGGTGTTCAAACACAGAGTCAATCACCCGGCCGCCAAGCAGTCAAAAACGGCCTAG
- a CDS encoding YchE family NAAT transporter, whose protein sequence is MIEYTDYIKILIALVAVVDPLGVMPIIASLTAGNRAEMRSIAGTVAFSVAVILLIALFAGENLLQFFGISINSFKVSGGILLMLMAISMLQAKTSELVHNRQEAEANANRQSSAVVPISMPLLAGPGAISMVILYAQTDGSLWHYLLISLDIVTVALILWIVIRFIPWLTQHLSQTGINIFTRLMGLVLSALAVEFIAGGLKGLFPILSATP, encoded by the coding sequence ATGATCGAATACACAGACTACATCAAAATCCTCATCGCCCTGGTCGCCGTAGTCGATCCCTTGGGCGTGATGCCGATCATCGCCTCGCTGACAGCCGGCAACCGTGCGGAGATGAGGTCGATTGCCGGAACGGTCGCTTTTTCGGTCGCCGTCATCTTGCTGATTGCGTTATTTGCCGGAGAAAACCTGCTGCAGTTTTTCGGCATCAGCATCAACTCTTTCAAAGTCAGCGGCGGCATTTTGTTGATGTTGATGGCGATTTCGATGCTGCAAGCGAAGACCAGCGAACTGGTACATAACCGGCAGGAGGCCGAAGCCAACGCAAACCGCCAGTCGAGCGCGGTCGTGCCGATCTCGATGCCGCTGTTGGCCGGCCCCGGCGCGATCAGTATGGTGATCCTCTATGCGCAAACGGACGGCTCGCTCTGGCATTATCTTTTGATCAGCTTGGACATCGTGACGGTCGCCCTGATCTTATGGATCGTCATTCGCTTCATTCCCTGGCTGACCCAACATCTGAGCCAGACCGGCATCAATATTTTCACGCGCCTGATGGGTTTGGTGCTGTCCGCGCTGGCAGTCGAATTCATCGCCGGCGGCTTGAAAGGTTTGTTTCCGATCTTATCCGCCACCCCCTAA
- the corA gene encoding magnesium/cobalt transporter CorA: MIESLSYASEKSGMEPGSLVHVGDVHDHVPSITVINYNASLLEKRTLASVDDIPAYDTPETVTWVIVNGLQNVSVIEAIGRHFDIHALVLEDILNTHQRPKFEEFENYLYIVFKAIALQNGDASVEYEQISLLLLNNIVFTFKEKPDDILDPIINRLNVPQSHIRAQGGDYLAYVIMDTVIDEYFALQDTFDDLIETVEDELLTNPTHRTMTAIQKIKRELIYLRRSISPLREMLAAIHRSESPLLNERTQHYFTDVYDHTIRIIEALESYRDLISGMLDIYLSSISNKMNETMKVLTVFSTLFIPLTFIAGVYGMNFDYMPELKWKWGYPLLWGIFIVISGFLLMFFRKRKWL, translated from the coding sequence ATGATTGAATCGCTCAGTTACGCCTCCGAAAAATCGGGCATGGAGCCGGGCTCCCTCGTGCATGTCGGCGATGTGCATGATCACGTCCCAAGCATCACGGTAATCAATTACAACGCCTCGCTGCTCGAAAAGCGTACGCTCGCCTCGGTCGACGATATTCCGGCCTACGATACCCCCGAGACGGTCACCTGGGTCATCGTGAACGGTTTGCAGAATGTCTCGGTGATCGAGGCGATCGGGCGGCATTTCGATATTCACGCGCTGGTGCTCGAAGACATTCTGAATACGCATCAACGGCCAAAATTCGAGGAATTCGAGAATTATCTATATATCGTGTTCAAGGCGATCGCCTTGCAGAACGGCGATGCGTCGGTCGAATACGAGCAAATCAGCCTGCTGCTGTTGAACAACATCGTGTTCACCTTCAAGGAAAAACCCGACGATATTCTGGACCCGATCATCAACCGGCTGAACGTACCCCAAAGCCATATCCGCGCCCAGGGCGGCGATTACCTGGCCTACGTGATCATGGATACGGTGATAGACGAATATTTCGCCTTGCAGGATACCTTTGATGATCTGATCGAAACGGTCGAAGACGAATTGTTGACCAACCCGACCCACCGCACGATGACGGCGATACAGAAAATCAAACGCGAACTGATTTATTTGCGCCGCTCGATCTCGCCGCTTCGGGAAATGCTGGCCGCGATCCACCGCAGCGAATCGCCGCTGTTGAACGAGCGCACCCAACATTATTTCACCGATGTCTATGATCACACGATACGCATCATCGAAGCGCTGGAATCCTACCGCGACCTGATCTCCGGCATGCTGGACATCTACCTGTCCAGCATTAGCAACAAAATGAACGAAACGATGAAGGTGTTGACCGTGTTCTCGACCTTGTTCATCCCGCTGACCTTCATCGCCGGCGTCTACGGCATGAACTTCGACTACATGCCCGAGCTGAAATGGAAATGGGGTTATCCGCTGCTATGGGGGATTTTTATCGTGATATCGGGTTTCCTGTTGATGTTCTTCAGGAAACGCAAGTGGCTTTGA
- a CDS encoding glycerol-3-phosphate dehydrogenase/oxidase, which yields MSQMMRRDFSRLQDRTFDVLICGGGIYGAWTAYDAALRGLKVALVDRGDWANATSSASSKLVHGGLRYLENFDFKLVRKTLAERQMLMAAAPHRVRPLRFGVPVYRDSRLGCFRLAVGLTLYDGLAGSINDEQGFKRYDGQEFSARFPFLRAAGLKAGFTYLDAQTDDARLVLELVAGAESAGAVCLNYCKVSDFIERNGKLSAAVVTDQLTGESVTVQAKQFVNTAGQWAGLLRHGKRNYRLSKGVHLILPNLLDKEALLLTAKADGRVFFMIPWYGRTLVGTTDTDYGGDLDKVKVEDKDIDYLLNEVNGVVRNKNWIREDVIGSFAGLRVLKQSDRSSPSAVSRDWELHASDNGLLTSIGGKLTSARSDAAHIVDKLCENLGIRQSCGTFGKPLPWSPGADFPAWSESMTRRALELGIDKESVHWLLFRHGSRVTEVFALCEEHPESVSRIMQEAPFIMADLLFCTRSEMVVHLEDLLRRRLPLLILVKLKQEDLQWIAEIVAPVLGWDQEQCESECRRVLQAYSLDGG from the coding sequence ATGAGCCAAATGATGCGGCGCGATTTTTCCCGTTTGCAAGATAGGACTTTCGATGTGCTGATTTGCGGCGGCGGCATTTACGGCGCCTGGACCGCCTATGATGCGGCCTTGCGCGGCCTCAAGGTCGCGCTGGTCGACCGCGGCGATTGGGCGAATGCGACATCGAGCGCATCGAGCAAGCTGGTGCACGGGGGGCTTCGTTATCTTGAAAATTTCGATTTCAAGCTGGTGCGCAAAACGCTGGCCGAACGGCAGATGCTGATGGCTGCGGCGCCGCATCGGGTGCGCCCCTTGCGCTTCGGCGTGCCGGTTTACCGGGACAGCCGGCTCGGCTGTTTCCGGCTGGCTGTCGGCCTGACGCTGTATGACGGGCTGGCCGGATCGATCAACGATGAACAAGGTTTTAAGCGTTACGATGGACAGGAATTTTCCGCGCGCTTTCCGTTCTTGCGTGCCGCAGGTTTGAAAGCCGGCTTTACCTATCTCGATGCGCAAACCGATGATGCGCGCCTGGTGCTCGAACTGGTCGCGGGTGCCGAAAGCGCCGGCGCGGTCTGCCTGAACTATTGCAAGGTCAGCGATTTTATCGAGCGGAACGGCAAGCTTTCCGCGGCGGTAGTGACAGATCAGCTCACCGGTGAAAGCGTCACGGTGCAGGCGAAACAGTTCGTGAATACGGCCGGGCAGTGGGCCGGCCTGTTGCGGCACGGCAAGCGCAATTACCGCTTGAGCAAGGGCGTGCATCTGATTCTGCCGAACCTATTGGACAAAGAGGCCTTATTGCTGACCGCGAAGGCCGACGGCCGGGTGTTTTTCATGATTCCCTGGTATGGACGGACGCTGGTCGGCACGACCGACACCGATTACGGCGGCGATCTCGATAAGGTGAAGGTTGAAGATAAGGACATCGATTATTTGCTGAATGAGGTGAACGGAGTCGTAAGAAACAAGAACTGGATCCGGGAAGACGTCATCGGCAGTTTCGCGGGGCTGCGCGTGTTGAAGCAAAGCGACCGGTCTTCCCCTTCCGCGGTCAGCCGCGACTGGGAATTGCATGCCTCGGACAATGGGTTGTTGACCTCGATTGGCGGCAAGCTGACCTCGGCCAGAAGCGATGCGGCGCATATCGTCGATAAACTCTGTGAGAATCTGGGAATTCGACAGTCATGCGGAACTTTCGGCAAGCCGCTGCCGTGGTCGCCGGGGGCCGATTTTCCGGCCTGGTCTGAATCGATGACAAGGCGCGCCCTGGAGTTGGGGATCGACAAGGAAAGCGTGCATTGGTTGCTTTTTCGCCATGGCAGCCGCGTCACGGAGGTCTTTGCATTATGCGAAGAGCATCCCGAATCGGTGAGTCGAATCATGCAGGAGGCGCCCTTTATCATGGCCGATCTGCTGTTTTGCACGCGCAGCGAAATGGTCGTGCATCTCGAAGATTTGCTGCGGCGCCGGCTGCCTTTGCTGATCCTGGTGAAACTGAAGCAGGAAGATCTGCAGTGGATTGCGGAGATCGTCGCGCCGGTATTGGGTTGGGATCAAGAACAGTGCGAGTCTGAATGCCGGCGTGTTTTGCAAGCCTACAGTTTAGACGGTGGTTAA
- a CDS encoding ComF family protein — protein MVNNWLDIIQQLLFPPTCILCGNPGQAGRDLCSHCRLQLPANACCCPCCANRMDAVAAEANRPCGRCIGRPPAFDKVHAPFLYQEDMRYLITGLKFSARHANARLLAQLLAEHIGQNAQRPDCLMPVPLHKARYRERGFNQAIEIGRLVAAETGIPLDLTSCRRRRDTPHQAGLTSKQRRRNIKNAFELVRPVSCRHVAILDDVMTTGSTAHEMAVLLKNQGVERVDVWVCARA, from the coding sequence ATGGTGAACAACTGGCTTGATATTATACAGCAACTGCTGTTTCCGCCAACCTGTATCCTGTGCGGTAATCCGGGACAGGCGGGGCGCGATCTGTGTTCGCACTGCAGGCTGCAATTGCCGGCCAATGCGTGCTGTTGCCCGTGCTGCGCAAATCGGATGGACGCCGTCGCTGCCGAGGCCAATCGGCCTTGCGGACGCTGCATCGGCCGCCCGCCTGCCTTCGATAAAGTCCATGCGCCTTTTCTATATCAGGAAGACATGCGTTATCTGATCACCGGCTTGAAATTCAGCGCCCGCCATGCCAATGCGCGTTTGCTCGCCCAATTGCTGGCCGAGCATATCGGTCAGAATGCGCAGAGGCCCGATTGCCTGATGCCGGTGCCTTTACACAAGGCGCGCTACCGCGAACGCGGCTTCAATCAGGCGATTGAAATCGGCAGACTCGTCGCCGCAGAAACCGGGATTCCGCTCGATCTGACCAGTTGCCGGCGGCGGCGCGATACGCCGCATCAAGCCGGGCTGACCTCCAAGCAGCGGCGGCGAAACATCAAAAATGCGTTCGAGCTGGTCAGGCCTGTTTCATGCCGTCATGTGGCGATTCTTGACGATGTAATGACGACCGGTTCTACCGCGCATGAGATGGCGGTGCTGCTCAAAAATCAGGGTGTCGAGCGGGTCGATGTCTGGGTTTGCGCACGCGCCTGA
- the bioB gene encoding biotin synthase BioB: MTAQPAASALEVAAPIRHDWQLDEVRALFALPFNDLIFKAQCAHRAYFDPNEVQVSSLLSIKTGSCSEDCGYCPQSARYDTGLKPEALMPVEDVLKAAEQAKSQGASRFCMGAAWRKPKDKDIERVVEMVQGVKALGMETCVTLGMLTDEQTARLKEGGLDYYNHNLDTSEEYYSEVITTRTYQDRLDTLARVRDAGINVCCGGIVGMGEGDDDRAKLLLELANLPAHPESVPINMLVQVEGTPLMGTEALDPFVFIRTIAVARIMMPKSRVRLSAGRTSMSDEMQALCFLAGANSIFYGEKLLTTDNPMTNHDKTLFDRLGVHMGGSSYAQQ, translated from the coding sequence ATGACCGCCCAACCTGCCGCCAGCGCCCTCGAAGTCGCCGCGCCGATCCGCCATGACTGGCAACTCGACGAAGTGCGCGCGCTGTTCGCCCTGCCTTTCAACGACCTGATCTTTAAGGCGCAATGCGCGCATCGGGCCTACTTCGACCCGAACGAAGTGCAGGTCAGCAGCCTCCTCAGCATCAAGACCGGCTCCTGCTCGGAAGATTGCGGCTATTGCCCGCAGAGCGCCCGCTACGACACCGGCCTGAAACCGGAGGCATTGATGCCGGTCGAAGACGTGCTGAAAGCCGCCGAGCAGGCCAAGTCACAAGGCGCCAGCCGTTTCTGCATGGGCGCGGCCTGGCGCAAACCGAAGGACAAGGATATTGAGAGAGTAGTCGAAATGGTGCAGGGCGTCAAAGCGCTGGGCATGGAAACCTGCGTGACGCTCGGCATGCTGACCGACGAGCAGACCGCGCGCCTGAAGGAAGGCGGCCTCGACTATTACAATCACAACCTGGACACCTCCGAAGAGTATTATTCCGAAGTGATCACGACCCGCACCTATCAGGACCGCCTCGATACGCTCGCGCGCGTTCGTGACGCCGGCATCAACGTCTGCTGCGGCGGCATCGTCGGCATGGGCGAGGGCGACGACGACCGCGCCAAGCTGTTGCTCGAACTGGCCAACCTGCCCGCGCATCCGGAAAGCGTGCCGATCAACATGCTGGTGCAGGTCGAAGGTACGCCGTTGATGGGCACCGAAGCGCTGGACCCGTTCGTGTTCATCCGGACCATCGCGGTCGCCCGGATCATGATGCCGAAGTCGCGGGTGCGCCTGTCCGCCGGCCGCACCAGCATGAGCGACGAGATGCAGGCTTTGTGCTTCCTGGCCGGCGCCAATTCGATCTTCTACGGCGAAAAGCTGCTGACCACCGACAACCCGATGACGAACCACGACAAAACACTGTTCGACCGGCTCGGCGTGCATATGGGCGGGTCGAGCTACGCGCAGCAATAA